A window from Lagopus muta isolate bLagMut1 chromosome 5, bLagMut1 primary, whole genome shotgun sequence encodes these proteins:
- the ITPA gene encoding inosine triphosphate pyrophosphatase isoform X2 encodes MQRACPRRLGRSHWPGATEGHGAAAGDWLLSAQAWLGMAAPVRRSVVFVTGNAKKLEEVTQILGDSSPYTLVAKKIDLPEYQGEPDEISVQKCREAARQIRGPVIIEDTCLCFNALGGLPGPYIKWFLEKLKPEGLYKLLAGFEDKSAYALCTFAFSTGNPEEPVKLFKGQTHLR; translated from the exons ATGCAACGCGCCTGCCCGCGGAGGCTCGGCCGTTCCCATTGGCCGGGCGCTACCGAGGGTCACGGCGCCGCGGCTGGTGATTGGCTGCTCAGCGCGCAGGCGTGGCTCGGCATGGCGGCACCGGTGCGGAGGAGCGTGGTGTTCGTGACGGGCAACGCTAAGAAgctggaggag GTCACTCAGATCCTCGGGGACTCCTCTCCGTACACGTTGGTGGCGAAGAAAATTGACC TGCCCGAGTACCAGGGGGAGCCGGACGAGATCTCCGTGCAGAAGTGCCGTGAGGCCGCCCGGCAG ATTCGGGGGCCTGTTATAATAGAGGACACCTGCTTGTGCTTCAATGCCCTGGGGGGACTTCCAGGACCATACAT aaAATGGTTCCTGGAAAAGCTCAAGCCAGAAG GCCTGTACAAGCTGCTGGCTGGATTTGAGGACAAATCTGCCTATGCTCTTTGCACCTTTGCATTCAGTACTGGAAACCCAGAGGAGCCTGTGAAGCTGTTCAAAGGCCAGACACAT
- the VAMP4 gene encoding vesicle-associated membrane protein 4, with amino-acid sequence MPPKFKRHLNDDEVTGSVKSERRNLLEEDSDEEEDFFLRGPSGPRFGPRNDKIRHVQNQVDEVIDVMQENITKVIERGERLDDLQDKSESLSDNATAFSNRAKQLRRQMWWRGCKMKAIIALVAIVLLLVIIIPIVLKYHT; translated from the exons ATGCCGCCCAAGTTCAAGCGGCACCTGAACGACGACGAGGTGACGGGCTCGGTGAAGAGCGAGCGG AGGAACCTTTTAGAGGAGGATTCAGATGAAGAGGAAGACTTTTTCTT GAGAGGGCCTTCCGGACCAAGATTTGGACCCAGAAATGACAAGATCAGGCA TGTCCAGAACCAGGTGGATGAAGTCATCGATGTTATGCAGGAGAACATCACAAAGGTGATTGAAAGAGGCGAGCGGCTGGATGACCTGCAGGATAAATCAG AGAGTTTATCAGACAATGCAACAGCATTTAGCAACAGAGCCAAACAGCTTCGAAGGCAGATGTGGTGGCGAGGCTGCAAG ATGAAAGCAATCATAGCGCTGGTGGCCATCGTCCTCCTGCTCGTGATCATCA taccCATAGTCCTGAAGTACCATACCTGA
- the MYOC gene encoding myocilin translates to MARRGAPLYGARGPPGVPAAPAPVSPPRRSPGTRPRKYFGLGHRTLPELCQRAARGERGDLEGSRGPIKAGELRGAVRGTMPGAWLPLLLAGGLALSASGDPTALLRRGNDASGRCTYSFTVASPGEASCPEAGGVAQLREELAALTARLNRLEGAGGLGGSGPRGADVSGVWSRGPQRAAPGGCEELQRAKERLEEEKGRLEREKEELGRRLESSAQEIARLRATRCPSGTGGVPGRDAPRSASKASRWEPEPLSYQELKSERTELPASRLLEETALGRPRAEDSGCGELAWVGEPVVLGRADTIAGKYGVWMKDPEPVAPFTRETTWRVDTVGTEVRQLFQYEAAEQLARGYPAKVHVLPRPLESTGAVVYRGGLFFQPRRSRALARYDLRAEAISAERELPGAGYHGQYPYSWGGYTDIDLAVDETGLWVVYSTEKAKGAIVLSKLDPETLEIRRTWETNIRKQSVANSFIICGTLYTVSSYSAPNATVNFAYDTTTSTSRSLSIPFENRFQYLSMVDYNPAERRLFAWDSYNMVAYPVRLAHA, encoded by the exons ATGGCGCGGCGCGGAGCCCCCCTGTACGGCGCCCGGGGTCCCCCGGGGGTCcccgccgccccggccccgGTCTCGCCTCCCCGCCGCAGCCCTGGCACGCGGCCGCGCAAATATTTTGGCCTCGGCCACCGCACGCTGCCGGAGCTTTGCCAGCGGGCGGCACGGGGGGAGCGCGGGGATCTGGAAGGTTCCCGCGGCCCTATAAAGGCGGGCGAGCTGCGCGGGGCGGTGAGAGGGACCATGCCGGGTGCTTGgctgccgctgctgctggcGGGGGGCCTCGCCCTGAGCGCTAGCGGAGACCCCACGGCCCTGCTGCGGCGCGGCAACGATGCCAGCGGGCGATGTACCTACAGCTTCACGGTGGCCAGCCCCGGCGAGGCCAGCTGTCCCGAGGCGGGCGGCGTAGCCCAGCTGCGCGAGGAGCTGGCCGCGCTCACCGCCCGTCTGAACCGCCTGGAGGGAGCGGGAGGTTTGGGGGGCTCGGGGCCGAGGGGGGCTGATGTGAGTGGCGTGTGGTCGCGAGGCCCTCAGCGAGCGGCCCCGGGGGGCTGCGAGGAGCTGCAGCGGGCCAAGGAGcggctggaggaggagaaggggaggttggagagggagaaagaggagcTGGGCCGGCGGCTGGAGAGCAGCGCCCAGGAGATCGCCCGGCTCAGAGCCACCCGCTGCCCCTCCGGCACAGGCGGGGTGCCTGGCCGCGACGCCCCGCGCTCTGCCAGCAAAG CCTCCAGGTGGGAACCGGAGCCCCTCAGCTACCAGGAGCTGAAGTCGGAGAGGACGGAGCTCCCTGCATCTCGGCTGCTGGAGGAGACGGCGCTCGGCCGCCCGCGAGCTGAGGACTCGG gcTGCGGCGAGCTGGCATGGGTGGGGGAGCCGGTGGTGCTGGGCCGGGCCGACACCATCGCCGGCAAATACGGGGTGTGGATGAAGGACCCCGAGCCCGTGGCGCCCTTCACACGGGAGACCACATGGCGCGTGGACACGGTGGGCACGGAGGTGCGCCAGCTCTTCCAGTACGAGGCGGCCGAGCAGCTGGCCCGCGGCTATCCCGCCAAGGTGCACGTCCTGCCACGGCCCCTGGAGAGCACCGGGGCTGTCGTCTATCGTGGTGGGCTCTTCTTCCAGCCGCGCCGCTCCCGCGCGCTGGCTCGCTACGACCTGCGGGCTGAGGCCATCTCTGCCGAGCGGGAGCTGCCTGGTGCTGGCTACCATGGGCAGTATCCCTACTCGTGGGGTGGCTACACTGACATCGACCTGGCGGTGGATGAGACTGGGCTGTGGGTGGTGTACAGCACCGAGAAGGCCAAGGGAGCCATCGTCCTCTCCAAGCTGGACCCTGAGACGTTGGAGATCCGGCGCACCTGGGAGACCAACATCCGCAAGCAGTCGGTGGCCAACTCCTTCATCATCTGCGGGACTCTGTACACTGTCAGTAGCTACTCCGCACCCAATGCCACTGTCAACTTTGCCTACGACACGACCACCAGTACCAGCCGCAGCCTCAGCATCCCCTTCGAGAACCGCTTCCAGTACCTCAGCATGGTGGACTACAACCCGGCGGAGCGGCGGCTCTTTGCCTGGGACAGCTACAACATGGTGGCCTACCCTGTGCGCCTTGCCCACGCCTGA